A region of Flavobacterium indicum GPTSA100-9 = DSM 17447 DNA encodes the following proteins:
- a CDS encoding sensor histidine kinase, with amino-acid sequence MNKIFLVLILVFIQKLIGQNPYYNTIDKSQGLLTNSVYDIFEDKDNFMWFATDKGLCQFNGYTFQYFSQDGMTSKAGSCIKQDAFGRIWYENFDGYLYYVEKNQLKKLNQNKSIGYFKYGIIQNQLYIINKNTVDIYDLKTLSLIKKIELNTEDNKYIFFSDNTIYVFANQLIVIHDDHIQQKIDLPKDFSENFNSILVEKTKNGLLIGSKFSNYCYLFSNNQFIKKELNLENTIVQNLSWCNNKNWLCTTTGIIEMDYELGTKRTFFDGTNISYIYKTKNNNYWISTLTEGLFYIEDFDTQLISSQESLTTLCFKNEQLIVGTKNDKILALKKKQFKTIFTGKDNHQMGQVFYDKLSNQLYFTSSKFGVLNSELKLTKELPIAVKSVCAVDHKYIAFAASSSSGLIKTNENSKSEWDLVYKAFIELKNLNYNNIVINAKGKSTAFDSINKTIYFATNNGLFYIGQNGLLSELKYKNTSLNITKLSYEKGKIYACNGDLNLYQINKNIISEINFPTIIQKDNVEKTILKDRLLFIITNKYIFEYDLSSKKLKQIIHINSNIEVNDIIIKNNCYYISTNRGLIIRNQEVYNRSNPTFVIKHITVNNQVIKKFKLNDLSYNENNIHIIYRFLSPTPFEEHELLYKINESQWQKADVLNPELVLNSLNHGSYTIEFVLNSDFKNTTKIHFKINRPFWLQFPFIFGASLTILALLYWLYRSNIKKIQKRNQLILDKINLEKNVNQTKLKAIKSQMNPHFFYNALNTLQSYILSNEKKEAVEYLSKFSNLTRTILEMTEKDWITISDEIKTLALYLDIEKARFEGDLTYTITIDPSIDTELIKIPSMLIQPYVENAIKHGLLHKKEEKILTIEFLKIENNLIIKIDDNGIGRVKSNALNKIKNKNHQSFATDALQNRISLLNQYTNKNISIETIDKYTITKQASGTTVIIKLPLE; translated from the coding sequence TTGAACAAGATCTTCCTAGTTTTAATTTTAGTATTCATCCAAAAACTAATTGGGCAAAACCCGTATTACAATACAATTGATAAATCACAAGGATTGTTAACCAATAGTGTTTACGACATTTTTGAAGATAAAGACAATTTTATGTGGTTTGCCACCGATAAAGGTTTGTGTCAATTTAATGGTTATACTTTTCAATATTTTAGTCAAGATGGCATGACCTCAAAAGCAGGTTCTTGTATAAAACAAGATGCTTTTGGAAGAATTTGGTACGAAAACTTTGATGGTTATTTGTATTATGTTGAGAAAAATCAATTGAAAAAATTGAATCAAAACAAATCTATTGGTTATTTTAAATACGGAATTATTCAAAACCAATTGTATATCATTAACAAAAACACCGTTGATATTTATGATTTAAAAACACTTTCACTTATTAAAAAGATTGAACTTAATACAGAGGATAATAAATACATTTTTTTTAGTGATAACACTATCTATGTTTTTGCAAATCAATTGATTGTTATCCATGATGATCACATTCAGCAAAAAATTGATTTACCAAAAGACTTTTCAGAAAACTTTAATTCCATACTCGTAGAAAAAACAAAAAATGGGTTACTTATTGGTTCTAAATTTTCAAATTATTGTTATCTATTTTCTAACAATCAATTTATTAAAAAAGAATTAAATCTAGAAAATACAATTGTTCAAAATTTGAGTTGGTGTAATAATAAAAATTGGCTTTGTACTACGACAGGAATTATAGAAATGGATTATGAATTAGGAACAAAACGTACTTTTTTTGACGGAACTAATATTTCCTACATCTACAAAACCAAAAACAACAATTATTGGATTTCTACTTTAACTGAAGGTTTATTTTATATTGAAGATTTCGACACCCAATTAATTAGCTCTCAAGAAAGTTTAACTACTTTGTGTTTTAAAAACGAGCAATTAATTGTCGGGACCAAAAATGATAAAATTCTCGCTTTAAAAAAAAAACAGTTTAAAACCATTTTTACTGGAAAAGACAACCATCAAATGGGACAAGTTTTTTATGATAAACTTTCAAACCAATTGTATTTTACTTCTTCCAAGTTTGGTGTTTTAAATTCGGAACTAAAACTAACCAAAGAATTACCCATTGCTGTTAAAAGTGTTTGCGCTGTTGATCATAAATATATTGCGTTTGCTGCCAGTAGTTCTTCAGGTTTAATTAAAACGAATGAAAATAGCAAAAGTGAGTGGGATTTGGTTTATAAGGCTTTTATCGAATTAAAAAACCTTAATTACAACAATATTGTTATTAATGCTAAAGGAAAATCAACAGCTTTTGACAGTATTAATAAAACAATTTATTTTGCCACAAACAATGGTTTGTTTTATATTGGTCAAAATGGTTTACTTTCTGAATTAAAGTATAAAAACACTTCATTAAATATCACCAAACTTTCATATGAAAAAGGGAAAATATATGCTTGTAATGGTGATTTGAATTTATATCAAATTAATAAAAATATAATTTCAGAAATTAATTTTCCTACGATTATTCAAAAGGACAATGTTGAAAAAACAATTCTTAAAGACAGACTTCTTTTTATCATTACCAATAAATACATTTTTGAGTACGATTTGTCCTCTAAAAAGCTAAAACAAATTATTCATATCAATAGTAATATTGAAGTGAATGATATTATCATTAAAAACAACTGCTATTACATTTCAACCAACAGAGGTTTAATCATTAGAAATCAAGAAGTTTATAATCGTTCCAACCCAACTTTTGTTATCAAACACATAACCGTGAACAATCAAGTTATAAAAAAATTTAAGCTGAATGATTTGTCTTATAACGAAAATAACATTCATATTATCTATCGTTTTTTATCACCAACACCTTTTGAAGAACACGAATTGTTATATAAAATCAACGAATCGCAATGGCAAAAAGCAGATGTTTTAAATCCAGAATTAGTTTTAAACTCATTAAATCATGGTAGTTATACCATTGAATTTGTACTAAATTCAGATTTTAAAAACACAACGAAAATTCATTTTAAAATTAATCGTCCATTTTGGCTACAATTCCCTTTTATTTTTGGTGCATCACTAACTATTTTAGCTTTGTTATATTGGCTATATCGTAGTAATATCAAAAAAATCCAAAAACGAAACCAACTTATTTTAGATAAAATTAACTTAGAAAAAAATGTAAACCAAACGAAATTGAAAGCCATCAAATCGCAAATGAATCCACATTTCTTTTATAATGCATTAAACACTTTACAATCCTATATTTTATCCAACGAAAAGAAAGAAGCCGTGGAATATTTGTCTAAATTTTCTAATCTAACCCGCACAATATTAGAAATGACAGAAAAAGACTGGATAACTATTTCAGATGAAATTAAAACTTTAGCACTTTATCTTGATATAGAGAAAGCCCGATTTGAAGGCGACTTAACATATACAATAACTATTGACCCATCCATTGATACTGAACTTATTAAAATACCTTCTATGCTCATACAACCGTATGTGGAAAACGCCATAAAACATGGATTACTTCATAAGAAGGAAGAGAAAATTTTGACTATTGAATTTTTAAAAATCGAAAATAATTTAATAATTAAAATTGATGATAATGGTATAGGAAGAGTAAAAAGCAATGCTTTAAATAAAATAAAAAATAAGAATCATCAATCTTTTGCAACAGATGCACTACAAAATAGAATATCTTTATTAAATCAATATACAAATAAAAATATTTCAATAGAAACAATAGACAAATACACCATTACGAAACAGGCTTCTGGCACAACTGTTATAATTAAATTACCTTTAGAATAA
- a CDS encoding LamG-like jellyroll fold domain-containing protein — protein MKTKLFSFLFMLFCSVLSAQINVTESFESGSVPSSWATNSFNIVNDGSVSCDGTYSLRINLTQLGNGGVQTGYFVTQNYTSNGEQITFSVGYNKNNNSASFSGNIKLYYAVNNSATFVQFATSTSFPTSCFSDTGKITGNIAAGVITSGSVVRFKVEVNHSANYAYVNVDDLEITQNVSTVNQTIAEYNFNNTYNNLLGNAPFGSNTGTSFTTDRNGNSNSALNIQNTGTSATINGLPYGNSARTISFWAKVNTMQSPYNMTFSYGQSSNSNAVGGSFNTTTVDYFGYANNFNASSSNNPSTWYHFVYTYDGTTAKIYKNNVMIASQPKTWNTINNSNIFKLGVGVGGELNFDGAIDDLKIFNYVLTDIEINNLYTYNSLVPITNNEIYTFNFNNSYYDVTSVNSFNATGNFTTDRNGNINSALQLNSAGTVATLTNLPIGNASRSISIWIKMNSYFFDNFLFSYGSPAANQSYGFSLKSNMINNYAWANDLSYTTSIPLNTWKHLVVTFDTTTDLASIYLDGVLITSAAKPDWNTANETSFYLGRSYQGSNSFNGVVDDLKIYNYALTQSEITNLYNYNTILSNQNFNQNNLEVTLYPNPVQNVLNINVDNAIKSIELFTLQGQKVLNSTSNQVDMSSLNSGIYLVKITDENNSMTTQKIVKR, from the coding sequence ATGAAAACAAAATTATTTTCTTTTTTATTTATGCTGTTTTGCAGTGTGTTAAGTGCTCAAATTAATGTGACAGAGAGTTTTGAGTCGGGTTCAGTTCCTTCAAGTTGGGCAACTAATAGTTTTAATATTGTTAATGATGGATCAGTTTCTTGTGACGGAACATATTCATTGCGAATAAATTTAACGCAATTAGGGAATGGTGGAGTTCAAACGGGTTATTTTGTGACACAAAATTATACTTCAAATGGGGAACAAATTACTTTTTCTGTTGGTTACAATAAAAATAATAATTCTGCAAGTTTTTCAGGAAATATAAAATTATATTATGCTGTAAATAATAGTGCAACTTTTGTTCAATTTGCTACATCTACAAGTTTTCCAACAAGTTGTTTTAGTGATACAGGAAAAATAACAGGAAATATAGCGGCTGGTGTTATTACTTCTGGAAGTGTAGTCAGATTTAAAGTTGAGGTAAATCATAGTGCGAATTATGCTTATGTTAATGTAGATGATTTAGAAATTACTCAAAATGTATCAACTGTAAATCAGACAATAGCAGAATATAATTTTAATAATACTTACAATAATTTACTTGGAAATGCACCTTTTGGTTCAAATACTGGTACATCTTTCACAACAGATAGAAATGGTAATTCTAATAGTGCACTTAATATTCAAAATACAGGTACTTCTGCTACAATAAATGGATTGCCTTATGGAAATTCTGCTAGAACTATTTCGTTTTGGGCTAAAGTTAATACCATGCAATCACCATATAATATGACTTTTTCTTACGGACAAAGTTCTAACAGTAATGCAGTCGGTGGTTCTTTTAATACTACTACAGTTGATTATTTTGGTTATGCAAATAATTTTAATGCAAGTTCTAGTAATAATCCTTCCACTTGGTACCATTTTGTATATACTTATGATGGTACAACAGCCAAGATCTATAAAAACAATGTTATGATTGCAAGTCAACCAAAAACTTGGAATACCATAAACAATAGTAATATATTTAAATTAGGCGTAGGTGTAGGCGGTGAATTAAATTTTGATGGAGCAATTGATGATTTGAAAATATTCAATTATGTTTTAACAGATATAGAAATAAACAATTTATACACTTATAATTCATTAGTTCCAATAACAAATAATGAAATTTATACCTTTAATTTTAATAATTCTTATTATGATGTAACTTCTGTAAATAGTTTTAATGCTACAGGAAATTTTACAACGGATAGAAATGGAAATATTAATAGTGCTTTACAGTTAAATAGCGCAGGTACTGTTGCAACTTTAACTAACTTACCAATAGGTAATGCTTCTCGTTCTATATCCATTTGGATTAAAATGAATAGTTATTTTTTCGATAACTTTTTGTTTAGTTATGGTTCACCAGCAGCTAATCAGTCCTATGGTTTTTCTTTGAAATCAAATATGATAAATAATTATGCATGGGCAAATGATTTATCATATACTACTAGTATTCCATTAAACACTTGGAAACATTTAGTTGTTACATTTGATACAACAACAGACTTAGCATCAATTTATCTAGATGGAGTTTTGATAACTAGTGCGGCCAAACCAGATTGGAATACGGCAAATGAAACTAGTTTTTATTTAGGAAGATCGTATCAAGGATCAAATAGCTTTAATGGAGTAGTTGATGATTTAAAAATTTATAATTATGCTCTTACTCAATCGGAAATAACTAATTTATACAATTATAATACCATATTAAGCAATCAAAATTTTAATCAAAACAATTTAGAAGTTACGTTATATCCAAACCCGGTTCAAAATGTATTAAATATAAATGTTGATAATGCTATTAAATCAATAGAGCTATTTACGCTTCAAGGGCAAAAAGTTCTAAATTCAACTTCAAATCAAGTGGATATGTCTTCATTAAATTCGGGAATTTATTTAGTGAAAATTACAGATGAAAATAATTCGATGACAACTCAAAAAATAGTAAAAAGATAG
- a CDS encoding ABC transporter ATP-binding protein: MIEVNNIEKSFGEQKVLKGITTKFDAGQTSLVIGQSGSGKTVFLKSLLGIHEVDSGTISFDGRIYGHLNKDEKRDLRTEIGMVFQGSALFDSMTVEENIGFPLKMFTNKTPKEIKERVDFVIERVNLINAHHKKPSEISGGMQKRVAIARAIVNNPKYLFCDEPNSGLDPKTAIVIDNLIQEITKEYNITTVINTHDMNSVMEIGEKIVFLKNGLLEWEGSNKEIFKTDNAAVTDFVYSSELFKRVRKMYLEDDK; encoded by the coding sequence ATGATTGAAGTAAATAACATTGAAAAAAGCTTTGGTGAACAAAAAGTTTTAAAAGGCATTACTACAAAATTTGATGCTGGACAAACAAGTTTGGTTATTGGACAAAGTGGTTCTGGAAAAACGGTATTCTTGAAATCACTTTTAGGAATTCATGAGGTAGACAGTGGTACCATTTCATTTGATGGAAGAATATATGGTCATTTAAATAAAGATGAAAAACGTGATTTAAGAACTGAAATTGGAATGGTTTTTCAAGGAAGTGCGCTTTTTGACAGTATGACCGTGGAAGAAAACATTGGATTTCCATTAAAAATGTTCACCAATAAAACTCCAAAAGAAATTAAAGAACGTGTTGATTTTGTGATTGAACGGGTTAATTTAATCAATGCACATCACAAAAAACCTTCTGAAATTTCCGGAGGAATGCAAAAAAGGGTAGCCATTGCAAGAGCAATTGTAAATAATCCGAAATATTTATTTTGCGATGAACCCAACTCAGGTTTAGACCCAAAAACGGCCATTGTTATTGACAATTTGATTCAAGAAATCACAAAAGAATACAACATTACCACAGTAATTAACACACACGATATGAATTCGGTAATGGAGATTGGGGAAAAAATTGTGTTTCTAAAAAATGGATTATTGGAATGGGAAGGGTCTAATAAAGAAATTTTCAAGACAGATAACGCAGCAGTTACCGATTTTGTTTATTCTAGTGAGTTGTTCAAAAGAGTTCGAAAAATGTATTTAGAAGACGATAAATAA
- a CDS encoding MlaE family ABC transporter permease, protein MMLVRYLSQIGRYFIMLKDMLNRPVKWSVMRQLILKEIDDLVIDSLGIVCFISFFVGGVVAIQTALNLTNPLIPKYLIGFATRQSVILEFAPTFISIIMAGKMGSFITSSIGTMRVTEQIDALEVMGVNSLNYLVFPKIIALFLYPFVIGIAMFLGVFGGYLAGVYGGFASSQEFIVGIQEDFIPFHITYAFIKTLVFAFLLATIPSFHGYYMKGGALEVGKASTVSFVWTSVVIILMNYILTQILLS, encoded by the coding sequence ATGATGTTAGTTCGTTATTTATCGCAAATTGGACGATACTTTATTATGCTCAAAGACATGTTGAACCGACCTGTTAAATGGAGTGTAATGAGACAATTAATACTAAAAGAAATTGACGATTTAGTGATTGATTCATTAGGAATTGTTTGCTTTATTTCATTCTTCGTAGGTGGAGTTGTAGCCATTCAAACAGCCTTAAACCTTACTAACCCACTGATTCCGAAATATTTAATTGGATTTGCAACACGTCAATCTGTTATTTTAGAGTTTGCTCCTACTTTTATTTCCATCATTATGGCAGGAAAAATGGGTTCCTTTATTACATCAAGTATTGGGACCATGCGTGTAACAGAACAAATTGACGCCTTAGAAGTAATGGGGGTAAATTCCTTAAACTATTTAGTATTTCCTAAAATTATTGCTTTATTTTTATACCCTTTTGTAATTGGTATTGCAATGTTCTTAGGTGTGTTTGGTGGTTATTTAGCAGGCGTTTATGGTGGTTTTGCATCAAGTCAAGAATTTATTGTTGGAATTCAAGAAGATTTTATTCCCTTTCATATCACTTATGCATTTATTAAAACATTGGTTTTTGCCTTTTTATTAGCTACTATTCCTTCATTTCATGGTTATTACATGAAAGGAGGCGCACTAGAGGTAGGTAAGGCAAGTACTGTTTCATTTGTTTGGACCTCAGTTGTGATTATTCTGATGAACTATATTTTAACTCAAATTTTGTTAAGCTAA
- a CDS encoding glycosyltransferase: MKYYIIIPAYNEEAFMGLTLQSLVEQTVLPTKLIVVNDNSTDKTAEIVSEFASQFPFIQLVNKKSDAIHLPGSKVIQAFQEGEKHIDENYDIIVKIDADLIFPKNYFETIIKHFQSDDRIGMVGGFCYIETRNKHIKSNKKNRVPEHLWQKNEICEEKNGDWVLENLTDKDHIRGALKAYRKETFKQIGGLKPQMGWDTVDELLCKFYNWKVVTDESLHVKHLKPTGASYNQAARYKQGEAFYTLGYGFFITAVASIKLALRKGKPLLFLDYIKGFWKAKREKKNLLVTPEQAQFIRKYRWKKMIQKLKR, encoded by the coding sequence ATGAAATACTATATTATCATTCCGGCCTATAACGAAGAAGCTTTTATGGGCTTAACTTTACAATCGTTAGTTGAACAAACCGTTTTACCAACAAAATTGATTGTTGTGAATGATAATTCAACAGATAAAACGGCTGAAATTGTTTCAGAATTTGCTTCTCAATTTCCATTTATTCAATTAGTTAATAAAAAATCAGATGCGATTCATTTACCAGGCAGTAAAGTTATTCAAGCTTTTCAGGAAGGTGAAAAACATATTGATGAAAATTACGACATTATAGTAAAAATTGATGCTGATTTAATTTTCCCTAAAAATTATTTTGAAACTATTATCAAACATTTCCAATCGGATGATAGAATAGGAATGGTGGGTGGCTTTTGTTATATTGAAACCCGAAATAAACACATAAAATCCAATAAAAAAAATAGGGTTCCTGAACACCTTTGGCAAAAAAATGAAATCTGTGAAGAAAAAAATGGGGATTGGGTGTTGGAAAACTTAACCGATAAAGACCACATAAGAGGCGCCTTAAAAGCCTACAGAAAAGAAACATTTAAACAAATTGGTGGATTAAAACCACAAATGGGTTGGGATACCGTTGACGAATTATTATGTAAATTCTACAATTGGAAAGTTGTAACCGATGAAAGCTTACACGTAAAACACTTAAAACCTACAGGTGCCAGTTATAATCAAGCAGCAAGATACAAACAAGGTGAGGCTTTTTACACCTTAGGATATGGTTTTTTTATTACAGCTGTAGCCTCTATAAAATTAGCTCTTCGTAAAGGCAAACCATTATTATTTTTAGACTACATCAAAGGATTTTGGAAAGCTAAACGTGAAAAAAAGAACCTATTAGTAACTCCAGAACAAGCTCAATTTATTAGAAAATACCGTTGGAAAAAAATGATTCAAAAATTAAAAAGGTAA
- a CDS encoding class I SAM-dependent methyltransferase: MYEKTYPSKRFNITLEFLKKHIKTNETIFDLGVPNPFSKIMEDNGYQVINTKGEDLDNNQEALRTENYKVFTAFEIFEHLLNPYTILENVKADKILISIPLRLWFSSAYRSKTDMWDRHYHEFEDWQLDWLLEKTGFKIVDRVKFTHPVKKLGLRPLLRWFTPRYYLVYAERVTSN; this comes from the coding sequence ATGTACGAGAAAACATATCCAAGTAAACGCTTCAACATAACGTTAGAGTTTTTAAAAAAACATATAAAAACTAACGAAACCATTTTCGATTTAGGTGTTCCCAATCCGTTTTCCAAAATTATGGAGGATAATGGATATCAAGTAATCAATACAAAAGGTGAAGATCTAGACAATAACCAAGAAGCTTTACGTACTGAAAATTACAAGGTATTTACAGCATTTGAAATTTTTGAACATTTATTAAATCCATATACGATTTTAGAAAACGTAAAAGCAGATAAAATTCTAATTTCTATTCCTTTACGTTTATGGTTTTCTTCTGCATATAGAAGTAAAACAGATATGTGGGACCGACATTATCATGAATTTGAAGATTGGCAATTGGATTGGTTATTGGAAAAAACTGGTTTTAAAATTGTAGACCGAGTTAAATTTACGCATCCAGTAAAAAAATTGGGATTACGCCCTCTTTTAAGATGGTTTACTCCAAGATATTATTTAGTTTATGCTGAAAGAGTGACTAGTAATTAG
- a CDS encoding 3-oxoacyl-ACP synthase III family protein, producing MNIKITGSGSYIPTEVVTNLDFAKHIFLNEDGSDFPQSNEIVAQKFLEITGIEERRYVTHDLNTSDIATIAAERAIADANIDPESLDYIIFAHNFGNVKHGAIQTDILPSLASRVKYNLKIKNPKCVAYDILFGCPGWIEGVIQAQAYIKAGMAKKCLVIGAETLSRVVDKHDRDSMIYSDGAGATIIELTDEAGGILAHETATFSHDEAYYLYFGNSFNDTHDPDIRYIKMHGRKIYEFALSNVPKAMASCLEKSGVPIEKVKKVLIHQANEKMDEAIIHRFFKIYKQSPPDGIMPMSIHKLGNSSVATVPTLYDLLIKGKIENQQLNKGDVVIFASVGAGMNINAFVYEI from the coding sequence ATGAATATTAAAATCACAGGCTCTGGAAGTTACATTCCTACAGAAGTTGTTACAAATTTAGACTTTGCAAAACATATCTTTTTAAATGAAGACGGATCTGATTTTCCTCAATCCAATGAAATTGTAGCACAAAAATTTCTTGAAATTACTGGAATTGAAGAAAGAAGATATGTAACTCATGATTTAAACACTTCAGATATTGCTACGATTGCAGCAGAACGTGCTATTGCTGATGCCAATATAGATCCAGAATCATTAGATTACATCATTTTTGCACACAACTTTGGAAATGTAAAACACGGTGCTATTCAAACAGATATATTACCTAGTTTGGCCAGTAGAGTAAAATATAATTTAAAAATTAAGAATCCAAAATGTGTTGCCTATGATATTCTTTTTGGATGTCCAGGCTGGATAGAAGGAGTGATTCAAGCACAAGCATATATTAAAGCTGGGATGGCTAAAAAATGTTTAGTCATTGGTGCAGAAACACTTTCAAGAGTAGTTGACAAACACGACAGAGATTCCATGATATATTCAGATGGTGCTGGCGCAACTATAATTGAACTTACGGATGAAGCTGGTGGTATATTAGCGCATGAAACGGCTACTTTTTCCCATGACGAAGCTTATTATTTATATTTTGGAAATTCATTTAATGACACCCACGATCCAGACATTCGCTACATAAAAATGCATGGAAGAAAAATTTATGAATTTGCTCTTAGTAATGTTCCGAAAGCAATGGCTTCTTGTTTAGAAAAAAGTGGCGTTCCAATAGAAAAAGTAAAAAAAGTATTAATCCATCAGGCAAATGAAAAAATGGATGAAGCCATAATTCATCGTTTTTTTAAAATATATAAACAATCTCCTCCCGATGGAATCATGCCAATGAGTATTCATAAACTAGGCAACTCTAGTGTAGCAACTGTTCCTACTTTATACGACTTACTTATAAAAGGTAAAATTGAAAACCAACAACTAAATAAAGGTGATGTTGTTATATTTGCATCAGTCGGAGCCGGAATGAATATTAATGCTTTTGTATATGAAATATAA
- a CDS encoding group III truncated hemoglobin, producing MRDIETREDILLIMRNFYDRLLKDNSINFFFTKATDVDQHLEKHFEILADFWEQGLFLKGGYSNNMFQIHKDIHDKHPFSHEHFEIWLDHLYTSIDENFDGPNCDVMKKMSLNMATVMRIKFFQ from the coding sequence ATGAGAGATATTGAAACCCGAGAAGATATCCTTTTAATAATGCGAAATTTTTACGATCGCTTATTAAAAGACAATTCCATAAATTTCTTTTTTACAAAAGCTACTGATGTAGACCAACATTTAGAAAAACACTTCGAAATATTAGCTGATTTTTGGGAACAAGGATTATTTTTAAAGGGAGGATACAGCAATAATATGTTTCAAATTCACAAAGATATTCATGACAAACACCCCTTTAGTCACGAACATTTTGAAATTTGGTTAGACCATTTATACACTTCAATTGACGAAAATTTTGACGGACCAAATTGTGATGTCATGAAAAAAATGAGTCTAAATATGGCTACTGTAATGCGAATAAAATTTTTTCAATAA